In Sphingobium sp. B2D3C, a genomic segment contains:
- a CDS encoding glycosyl transferase family protein yields the protein MGGTLALSELLCSELLLFAALGLIIGGLDDLAIDLIYLARRGWRSLTVYSRVARMTSRDLPPAGSAGPIAVFIPAWDESDVIRPMLTGCLDKWAGEDVQIFVGAYPNDPATLWAVCTLITERGGGRVTLVVNDRPGPTTKADCLNQLWVAMQRWEAEQGRRVLTVVLHDAEDVVHPDALRVIGYLAPRFALVQLPVLPLKSARSQWVAGHYLDEFAVAHGASLTVREALGAAMPSAGVGCGFSRDALAAVGMERGGRPFDEASLTEDYELGLRIGDAGGRGILVRMRDAKGELIATREYFPDSWGAAVRQKARWTVGIALAGWDRLGWSGPWRERWMRLRDRRAALAAIVLVAAYVGLGLALFIHITRSLMGLPPMIWPEPLPWLMRATAVLLAWRLIMRMLFVWRAYGWAQALLSVPRTITGNIVAILAAGRAISIYVRHLRGRALVWDKTRHRFPDAATGASA from the coding sequence ATGGGTGGGACACTCGCTTTGAGCGAGCTGCTGTGCAGCGAGCTTCTCTTGTTTGCCGCTTTGGGGCTTATCATCGGTGGGCTGGACGATCTGGCCATCGACCTCATCTATCTGGCGCGGCGCGGCTGGCGGTCGCTGACCGTGTACAGCCGGGTGGCGCGGATGACATCCCGGGATTTGCCGCCCGCTGGCTCTGCCGGGCCGATCGCGGTGTTCATTCCCGCCTGGGACGAGTCGGACGTGATCCGTCCCATGCTTACCGGCTGCCTCGACAAATGGGCCGGCGAGGATGTGCAGATTTTCGTCGGCGCCTATCCCAATGATCCGGCGACATTGTGGGCGGTCTGTACGCTGATCACCGAGCGGGGCGGCGGGCGCGTGACCTTGGTGGTCAATGATCGGCCCGGTCCGACCACCAAAGCGGACTGCCTGAACCAGCTCTGGGTGGCCATGCAGCGCTGGGAAGCCGAGCAGGGGCGCCGCGTGCTCACGGTGGTGCTGCACGATGCCGAGGATGTCGTGCATCCCGATGCGCTGCGGGTGATCGGCTATCTCGCGCCACGCTTCGCGCTCGTCCAGCTCCCGGTCCTTCCGCTCAAATCGGCGCGCTCGCAATGGGTTGCGGGCCATTATCTCGATGAATTCGCGGTTGCGCATGGCGCCTCGCTGACGGTGCGGGAGGCGCTGGGCGCAGCCATGCCATCGGCCGGCGTCGGCTGCGGCTTCAGCCGCGACGCGCTTGCCGCCGTGGGGATGGAGCGGGGCGGGCGCCCATTCGACGAAGCCAGCCTCACCGAGGATTATGAGCTCGGCCTGCGCATCGGCGATGCCGGCGGGCGCGGCATCTTGGTGCGAATGCGCGACGCCAAGGGCGAGCTGATCGCCACGCGCGAATATTTCCCGGATAGCTGGGGCGCCGCCGTTCGGCAAAAGGCGCGCTGGACGGTGGGCATCGCCTTGGCCGGCTGGGATCGGCTCGGCTGGTCCGGCCCCTGGCGCGAGCGGTGGATGCGCCTGCGCGATCGACGCGCGGCGCTGGCAGCGATCGTCCTGGTCGCGGCTTATGTCGGGCTGGGGCTGGCCCTGTTCATCCACATCACGCGCAGCCTGATGGGCTTGCCCCCGATGATCTGGCCCGAGCCCTTACCGTGGCTGATGCGCGCGACAGCAGTGCTGCTCGCCTGGCGGCTCATCATGCGCATGCTGTTCGTCTGGCGAGCCTATGGCTGGGCACAAGCGCTCCTCTCCGTGCCCCGCACGATCACTGGCAATATCGTCGCCATTCTCGCCGCTGGGCGGGCCATTTCGATCTATGTGCGGCATCTGCGCGGACGCGCGCTGGTGTGGGACAAGACGCGCCACCGCTTCCCGGACGCGGCCACGGGAGCCTCGGCATGA
- a CDS encoding nicotinate-nucleotide adenylyltransferase → MTRGKRVPVGLLGGSFNPAHGGHRAISFFAHKALGLDEVWWLVSPGNPLKPRAGMAPLNARVASGKAAARRARIRVTAIEREMHTRYTLDTLRRLTRRYPHRRFIWLMGEDNLAQFHQWKGWRDIARTTAIAVIARPGYSRAAVGSPAMAWLRRFVRPASQSKSWTTWRLPALVLLRFRPDPRSATLLRQKAPLWHRSFADVAPIDGVTGRRIPQE, encoded by the coding sequence GTGACGCGGGGCAAGCGCGTGCCAGTCGGCTTGCTGGGCGGATCGTTCAACCCCGCCCATGGCGGCCATCGCGCGATCTCTTTCTTCGCTCACAAGGCGCTGGGACTGGACGAGGTTTGGTGGCTGGTCTCGCCGGGCAATCCGCTCAAGCCGCGCGCCGGCATGGCACCGCTGAACGCGCGCGTCGCCAGCGGCAAGGCGGCCGCCCGCCGCGCGCGCATCCGCGTGACCGCCATCGAGCGGGAGATGCACACCCGCTACACGCTCGACACGCTGCGCCGGCTGACGCGCCGCTACCCGCATCGCCGGTTCATCTGGCTAATGGGCGAAGACAATCTGGCCCAGTTCCACCAGTGGAAAGGATGGCGCGATATTGCGCGAACAACGGCCATTGCTGTTATCGCCCGACCCGGCTATAGTCGGGCGGCTGTAGGCTCACCGGCCATGGCCTGGTTGCGGCGTTTCGTCCGACCCGCCAGTCAGAGCAAAAGCTGGACGACATGGAGACTGCCGGCGCTCGTGCTTTTGCGCTTTCGCCCCGATCCCAGATCAGCCACGCTGCTTCGGCAGAAGGCGCCTCTTTGGCACCGTAGCTTTGCTGATGTTGCGCCGATCGACGGCGTGACCGGTCGCCGCATCCCACAGGAGTGA
- the rsfS gene encoding ribosome silencing factor, with the protein MPARPAPAGGLSQPGIDASSDRLLAIVLESLDDDQAQEVVSIPLAGKSSIADHIVIASGRSSRQVAAIAQKLAERIKQTMGRNVRIEGLPVADWVLIDAGDVVVHVFRPEVRSFYNLERMWGFSDAPLAAGEA; encoded by the coding sequence ATGCCCGCCCGTCCTGCCCCCGCTGGAGGACTGTCCCAACCCGGCATCGATGCATCCTCGGATCGCCTCCTGGCGATCGTTCTGGAATCGCTGGACGATGATCAGGCGCAGGAAGTCGTGAGCATTCCGCTTGCCGGCAAGAGCAGCATTGCCGATCACATCGTGATCGCGTCGGGTCGTTCGTCCCGGCAGGTGGCCGCCATTGCCCAGAAGTTGGCCGAGCGGATCAAGCAGACGATGGGCCGCAATGTCCGCATCGAAGGCCTGCCCGTCGCCGACTGGGTGCTGATCGACGCGGGCGACGTGGTCGTCCATGTCTTCCGCCCGGAGGTCCGCAGCTTCTACAATCTCGAGCGCATGTGGGGCTTCTCGGACGCACCGCTGGCTGCCGGCGAGGCCTGA
- a CDS encoding 23S rRNA (pseudouridine(1915)-N(3))-methyltransferase RlmH translates to MLLHIVARGRIGRSPEADLVERYLKRVTLPTKVTELPDRGGKAPPPLPAQSVMVMLDETGKQLTSMAFAEQIGRWRDDGVRECRFMIGAADGFESADRASADLLIAFGAMTWPHMMARAMLAEQLWRATSILANHPYHREG, encoded by the coding sequence ATGCTGCTGCACATCGTCGCACGGGGACGCATCGGCCGCTCGCCAGAGGCCGATCTCGTCGAGCGCTATCTCAAGCGCGTGACGCTGCCCACCAAGGTCACCGAACTGCCGGATCGTGGCGGCAAGGCGCCGCCGCCCCTGCCCGCCCAGTCGGTCATGGTGATGCTCGATGAAACCGGCAAGCAGCTGACCTCCATGGCCTTTGCCGAGCAGATCGGCCGCTGGCGGGACGACGGCGTGCGCGAGTGCCGCTTCATGATCGGCGCGGCGGACGGGTTCGAGAGCGCAGACCGGGCCAGCGCCGATCTGCTGATCGCGTTCGGGGCGATGACCTGGCCGCACATGATGGCGCGGGCGATGCTGGCCGAACAGCTCTGGCGCGCCACCAGCATCCTCGCCAACCACCCCTATCACCGGGAGGGATGA
- a CDS encoding murein hydrolase activator EnvC family protein → MLATAALLVTAIAAPLALSAQRNPAPQAPQAEIARQQAALARARAQGEEARKRGEALEARARASSAAADKTRNEIAALAARIQQSEADLRAGEARMAIIITRQREQRRQLATRQQPIVRLTAALQQLARRSPVLALVAPGTISEAVHRRIALAQILPTITASTQDLRGAIARSADLQRSAEAAAQSLVRTRAGLKTQQAALSTLEQRQRGTSRQLRAEASLQTERALAMGEQARDISDLMDRIGDAAQVQEALLRLPGPMPRPARPQNSAAPPPERPSVAAGQTPAPPYRRPAIGDIVTGFGELSAGGVRARGITMATAAGAAVIAPAAGRVAFAGPFRGYGKIVILEHRGGWTSLLAGLDRLSVAPGDSLRQGDPVGATGSDPARLIIELRQQDRAVDIASLVR, encoded by the coding sequence ATGCTGGCCACTGCTGCCCTGCTCGTCACCGCCATCGCGGCACCGCTGGCTCTCTCTGCCCAGCGCAATCCGGCGCCGCAGGCCCCTCAGGCGGAGATCGCCCGACAGCAGGCCGCGCTGGCTCGCGCCCGCGCGCAGGGCGAGGAAGCCCGCAAGCGTGGCGAAGCCCTGGAAGCCCGTGCCCGCGCCTCCTCCGCCGCAGCCGACAAGACCCGCAACGAGATCGCCGCGCTCGCCGCCCGCATCCAGCAGAGCGAGGCCGATCTGCGCGCGGGCGAGGCGCGCATGGCGATCATCATCACGCGCCAGCGCGAGCAGCGGCGCCAACTCGCCACCCGCCAGCAGCCGATCGTGCGACTGACCGCCGCCCTGCAGCAACTGGCCCGGCGCTCGCCTGTGCTCGCACTGGTCGCGCCCGGCACGATCAGCGAGGCGGTGCATCGCCGCATCGCGCTCGCGCAGATATTGCCGACCATCACTGCCTCCACGCAGGATCTGCGGGGTGCCATTGCGCGCAGTGCCGATCTGCAGCGCAGCGCGGAGGCGGCAGCGCAATCCCTCGTCCGCACCCGCGCCGGGCTGAAGACGCAGCAGGCCGCGCTCAGCACGCTTGAACAGCGCCAGCGCGGCACTTCCCGGCAGTTGCGCGCGGAGGCCAGCCTGCAGACCGAGCGCGCCCTCGCCATGGGCGAGCAGGCCCGTGATATCAGCGATCTGATGGACCGGATCGGCGATGCGGCGCAGGTGCAGGAGGCGTTGCTGCGCCTGCCCGGCCCGATGCCCCGGCCGGCCCGTCCGCAAAACAGCGCCGCACCGCCCCCTGAGCGACCGAGCGTCGCCGCAGGCCAGACCCCGGCCCCGCCCTATCGCCGGCCTGCCATCGGCGACATCGTCACCGGCTTCGGGGAATTGAGCGCAGGCGGCGTGCGCGCGCGGGGCATCACCATGGCGACCGCAGCCGGGGCCGCGGTCATCGCGCCCGCAGCGGGGCGAGTCGCCTTTGCCGGGCCGTTTCGCGGCTATGGCAAGATCGTCATCCTGGAGCATCGCGGCGGCTGGACGAGCCTGCTGGCCGGGCTCGACCGGCTGAGCGTGGCGCCGGGAGACTCGTTGCGTCAGGGCGACCCGGTCGGCGCGACCGGCAGCGACCCGGCCCGCCTCATCATCGAGCTGCGCCAGCAGGACCGCGCTGTCGATATTGCTTCTCTTGTCCGCTAA
- a CDS encoding S41 family peptidase, whose product MANARRTLFLRSAAILGAIALIPASTSAVTETEGETYKQLDLFMDVFQRVRANYVEQVDDATLIKGAIEGMLSSLDPHSAYLDVRSFENLRTQTEGSYGGLGLSVTMDEGVVKVIAPTDDTPAARAGIKAGDYITHIDGKLIYGGTLDEAVEKMRGAPNTKVKLTIAREGRTEPFDVELTRAIIDIKPVKWQVKGDVGVIKIVSFSADTGADVQSAIRGIDKSLGHKPIGYVLDLRSNPGGLLDEAVRVSDAFLERGEIVSQRGRQRGDTRPYYARPGDDAQGLPVVVLIDAGSASASEIVAGALQDQKRALIMGERSFGKGSVQTLLPLSQDTALRLTTARYYTPSGRSVQEGGIEPDILVPQLSDPDYAKRPKYRESDLRRHLINEAKLDRSELEADSNPDPRFTATAEDLKKQGVEDFQLHYALQTLGRLNGTPQMAAAPATKARR is encoded by the coding sequence ATGGCCAATGCCCGCCGCACCCTGTTTCTCCGTTCCGCCGCGATCCTGGGCGCCATCGCGCTCATTCCCGCGTCGACCTCTGCCGTCACGGAGACCGAGGGTGAGACTTACAAACAGCTCGATCTGTTCATGGACGTGTTCCAGCGGGTGCGCGCCAATTATGTCGAGCAGGTCGATGATGCGACGCTGATCAAGGGCGCCATCGAGGGGATGCTCTCCAGTCTCGATCCGCATAGCGCCTATCTGGATGTCCGCTCTTTCGAGAATTTGCGCACCCAGACCGAGGGCAGCTATGGCGGCCTCGGCCTCTCCGTCACGATGGACGAAGGCGTGGTGAAGGTGATCGCGCCGACCGACGATACCCCCGCCGCGCGCGCGGGCATCAAGGCCGGCGACTATATCACGCATATCGACGGCAAGCTGATTTATGGCGGCACGCTCGATGAAGCGGTCGAGAAGATGCGCGGCGCGCCGAATACCAAGGTGAAGCTCACCATCGCCCGCGAAGGCCGCACCGAGCCGTTCGACGTGGAACTGACGCGCGCGATCATCGATATCAAGCCGGTCAAATGGCAGGTGAAGGGCGATGTCGGCGTCATCAAGATCGTCAGCTTCTCCGCCGATACCGGCGCTGACGTGCAGAGCGCCATTCGCGGCATCGACAAGTCGCTCGGCCACAAGCCGATCGGCTATGTACTGGACCTGCGCTCCAACCCCGGTGGGCTGCTGGATGAAGCTGTGCGCGTCTCCGACGCCTTCCTCGAGCGCGGCGAGATCGTCTCGCAGCGCGGCCGCCAGCGCGGCGACACCCGGCCTTATTATGCCCGGCCCGGCGATGATGCGCAGGGCCTGCCCGTCGTCGTGCTGATCGATGCGGGTTCGGCTTCCGCCTCCGAGATCGTGGCCGGCGCCCTGCAGGACCAGAAGCGCGCGCTCATCATGGGTGAGCGCAGCTTCGGCAAGGGCAGCGTGCAGACGCTGTTGCCGCTCTCGCAGGATACGGCGCTGCGGCTCACCACGGCGCGCTATTACACGCCATCGGGCCGCTCGGTGCAGGAAGGCGGCATCGAGCCGGATATTCTGGTGCCGCAGCTCTCCGACCCCGATTACGCCAAACGGCCGAAATATCGCGAAAGCGACCTGCGCCGTCACCTCATCAACGAGGCCAAGCTGGATCGCTCGGAGCTGGAGGCGGACAGCAACCCCGATCCGCGCTTCACCGCGACGGCGGAGGATCTCAAGAAGCAGGGCGTTGAGGACTTCCAGCTCCATTACGCGCTGCAGACTCTCGGCCGCCTCAACGGGACGCCGCAAATGGCGGCAGCCCCGGCGACGAAGGCACGGCGGTAA
- a CDS encoding disulfide bond formation protein B: MSRDASLSLARFVAVMLPTLLLGGALLSQHVGGLFPCEMCMWQRWPHLGAIIAALAAIALRRTAPMSAMFTMLAALAIATSGAIGAFHAGVEYGWWQGLTSCTATMDTSSGQSMLDSIMSATLVRCDVAPWSMFGISLAGYNAILSLGGALLILVLVLKWSRS, from the coding sequence ATGTCGCGTGACGCCTCCCTGTCGCTCGCCCGGTTCGTGGCGGTGATGCTGCCGACCCTGTTGCTGGGCGGCGCGCTGCTCTCACAGCATGTCGGCGGGCTGTTCCCATGCGAAATGTGCATGTGGCAGCGCTGGCCGCATCTGGGCGCGATTATCGCTGCCCTTGCCGCGATTGCCCTGCGCCGCACCGCGCCGATGAGCGCGATGTTCACCATGCTCGCGGCGCTGGCCATCGCGACCAGCGGCGCCATCGGCGCATTTCACGCCGGTGTCGAATATGGCTGGTGGCAGGGCCTGACCAGTTGCACGGCGACCATGGACACGTCTTCTGGCCAGTCGATGCTGGATTCGATCATGTCGGCCACGCTGGTGCGCTGCGATGTCGCGCCTTGGTCGATGTTCGGCATTTCGCTCGCCGGCTACAACGCGATCCTCTCGCTGGGCGGGGCGTTGCTGATCCTGGTCCTGGTCCTCAAATGGAGCCGGTCATGA
- a CDS encoding demethoxyubiquinone hydroxylase family protein, translating to MTDSARVSPRPGQRRADRASMLRVDQAGEYGAVRIYAGQLAVLGDRHPISREIAGMAAQEERHRAHFDAMMVERGVRPTLMQPFWHVAGFALGAATALIGPRAAMACTAAIETEIDDHYGQQLKEIGEDDPALTEAITDFQAEEVEHRDAAIAHGAESAPAYPLLFGAIRLGCRAAIALSKRI from the coding sequence ATGACCGACAGCGCGCGCGTCTCGCCCCGTCCCGGCCAGCGCCGTGCGGACCGCGCCTCGATGCTGCGGGTCGATCAGGCCGGCGAATATGGCGCGGTGCGGATTTATGCCGGCCAGCTCGCCGTGCTGGGCGACCGTCATCCGATCAGCCGCGAGATTGCCGGCATGGCGGCGCAGGAAGAGCGGCACCGCGCGCATTTCGATGCGATGATGGTGGAGCGCGGCGTGCGCCCCACGCTGATGCAGCCCTTCTGGCATGTCGCCGGCTTTGCGCTCGGCGCCGCGACGGCGCTTATCGGCCCGCGCGCGGCGATGGCCTGCACCGCCGCCATCGAAACCGAGATCGACGATCATTACGGGCAGCAGCTCAAGGAGATCGGCGAGGATGACCCGGCGCTGACCGAAGCGATCACGGACTTCCAGGCCGAAGAAGTCGAGCATCGCGATGCCGCGATTGCCCATGGCGCAGAATCCGCGCCTGCCTATCCCTTGCTTTTCGGGGCGATCCGGCTTGGCTGCCGCGCTGCCATTGCCCTCTCGAAGCGGATTTAA
- a CDS encoding DUF2141 domain-containing protein — MMFFDGADHGLARRVARPLMLTGLLLSLGAPTLALGEDGAATVRTADAVVPAAAGLAPATGQIDVRFEGLRSSRGMLRACLTKDRSHFPKCEKDPLALTASVAAGDHAELLFARVPPGDYALLVFHDENSNSRLDTMLGIPREGVGFSRNPRLRFGAPGFEAVVLTVTPGAAKQTAVKLQYFL, encoded by the coding sequence ATGATGTTCTTTGACGGTGCCGACCATGGTCTGGCGCGTCGTGTCGCACGGCCGCTGATGCTGACCGGCCTGCTGCTCTCGCTCGGCGCGCCGACCCTGGCGCTGGGTGAAGATGGCGCGGCCACCGTGCGCACCGCCGATGCGGTCGTTCCGGCAGCGGCGGGCCTTGCACCGGCCACCGGCCAGATCGATGTGCGGTTCGAGGGCTTGCGGTCCAGTCGCGGCATGTTGCGTGCCTGTCTCACCAAAGACCGCTCCCATTTCCCCAAATGCGAGAAGGACCCACTCGCCCTCACGGCCAGCGTTGCGGCGGGCGACCATGCCGAACTTCTCTTCGCACGCGTGCCGCCCGGCGACTATGCGCTGCTCGTCTTCCACGATGAGAACAGCAACAGCCGGCTGGACACGATGCTGGGCATCCCGCGCGAGGGGGTCGGCTTTTCGCGCAACCCCCGCCTGCGCTTCGGCGCGCCGGGCTTTGAGGCCGTCGTCCTCACCGTCACCCCTGGCGCGGCGAAGCAGACGGCGGTGAAGCTGCAATATTTCCTGTAA
- a CDS encoding sterol desaturase family protein, producing the protein MQPAMLILASILAMSGIIAVRYLLSSGGFALATRMTRPGHYAGLRRQIGAEIRWSLLSALIFGLPAGIVAWGWQSHGWTLIYTDVDAYPLWYLPISVLLYLAAHDTWFYWTHRLLHRPAWFRVAHAVHHASRPPTAWAAMSFHPWEAVTGAVVIPFLVFVIPIHVAALGVVLTVMTVMGVTNHMGWEMFPRWLVNGPAGRWLITASHHEKHHEQYRCNYGLYFRVWDRLCGTDRGLSPRFAPTPAGGSATMPHNDDPAPARDNAA; encoded by the coding sequence ATGCAGCCCGCGATGCTGATCCTTGCGTCCATTCTGGCGATGTCCGGCATCATCGCGGTGCGTTACCTGCTTTCCAGTGGCGGGTTCGCGCTGGCGACCCGGATGACACGCCCCGGCCATTATGCCGGGCTGCGCCGGCAGATCGGTGCGGAAATCCGCTGGTCGCTCCTCTCGGCGCTGATCTTCGGCCTGCCGGCGGGGATTGTCGCCTGGGGCTGGCAGAGCCACGGCTGGACGCTGATCTACACGGATGTCGATGCCTACCCGCTCTGGTATCTGCCGATCTCCGTGCTGCTCTATCTCGCTGCGCACGATACCTGGTTCTACTGGACGCATCGGCTGCTCCACCGCCCGGCCTGGTTTCGCGTCGCCCATGCCGTGCATCACGCCAGCCGGCCGCCCACGGCCTGGGCGGCGATGAGCTTCCATCCGTGGGAAGCTGTGACCGGTGCAGTCGTCATCCCGTTTCTCGTCTTCGTCATTCCCATTCATGTTGCGGCACTGGGGGTGGTGCTAACGGTGATGACTGTCATGGGTGTCACCAATCATATGGGCTGGGAGATGTTCCCGCGCTGGCTGGTCAACGGCCCGGCCGGGCGCTGGCTGATCACCGCGTCTCACCATGAGAAGCATCATGAGCAATATCGCTGCAATTACGGCCTCTATTTCCGCGTGTGGGACCGGCTGTGCGGCACGGACCGCGGCCTGTCCCCCCGGTTCGCGCCGACGCCGGCGGGAGGCTCCGCCACCATGCCGCACAATGATGACCCCGCGCCGGCAAGGGATAATGCTGCATGA
- the crtY gene encoding lycopene beta-cyclase CrtY — protein MTGARPIDLAIVGGGLAGSLIALALRARRPELRVVVIEEAARAGGNQLWSCFAEDVAPADRWLIEPLIVHGWGGYDVRFPGQERRLPSSYATLTSERLGMRLHRAMPEGDLLFDRAATALTPNSVTLADGRVIEARGVIDARGPGDMSALELGYQKFVGASWLCHTPHGLAEPIIMDATVDQQDGYRFVYTLPLSPTELFIEDTYYADGPALDEPVLAARIAAYAQAQGWEGAARGHSETGVLPVCMGGDFARLWEAESPGVAKAGLRGGFFHALTGYSLPDAVRNALAIAAMDDLSGPALHQAMRARGAAHWRGQAYYRMLSRLLFRAAEPQERWRVLARFYRLDPSLIARFYAGQSTLFDKLRVLTGKPPVPVSRAISALGATRG, from the coding sequence ATGACAGGCGCACGACCTATCGATCTGGCCATTGTCGGCGGCGGCCTTGCCGGCAGCCTGATCGCGCTGGCCCTGCGCGCGCGGCGACCTGAGCTGCGCGTCGTGGTGATCGAGGAAGCCGCGCGCGCCGGCGGCAATCAGCTCTGGTCCTGCTTTGCCGAGGATGTCGCGCCCGCCGATCGCTGGCTGATCGAGCCGCTGATCGTGCATGGCTGGGGCGGCTATGACGTGCGCTTCCCGGGTCAGGAGCGGCGCCTGCCGAGCAGCTATGCGACGCTGACCAGCGAGCGGCTGGGGATGCGCCTGCACCGCGCCATGCCGGAGGGTGACCTGCTGTTCGACCGGGCGGCAACCGCACTCACGCCGAACAGCGTCACTTTGGCCGATGGACGCGTGATCGAGGCGCGCGGCGTCATCGATGCGCGCGGACCGGGCGACATGAGCGCGCTGGAGCTAGGCTATCAGAAATTCGTCGGGGCGAGTTGGCTGTGTCATACCCCCCACGGCCTTGCCGAACCGATCATCATGGACGCAACCGTCGATCAGCAGGACGGCTATCGCTTCGTCTACACCCTGCCCCTCTCCCCCACCGAGCTGTTCATCGAAGACACTTATTATGCCGATGGCCCGGCGCTGGATGAGCCCGTGCTCGCGGCGAGAATTGCGGCTTATGCCCAGGCGCAGGGCTGGGAGGGCGCGGCGCGCGGCCATAGCGAGACCGGCGTGCTGCCCGTGTGCATGGGCGGCGATTTCGCGCGGCTGTGGGAGGCCGAATCCCCCGGCGTCGCCAAGGCCGGACTGCGCGGCGGCTTTTTCCACGCGCTCACCGGCTATTCGCTGCCGGACGCGGTGCGCAATGCACTCGCCATCGCGGCGATGGACGATCTCTCCGGCCCGGCCCTGCATCAGGCGATGCGCGCGCGCGGCGCCGCGCACTGGCGCGGGCAGGCTTATTACCGGATGCTCTCGCGGCTGCTCTTCCGCGCCGCCGAGCCGCAGGAGCGCTGGCGGGTGCTGGCGCGCTTCTACCGGCTTGACCCATCCCTCATCGCCCGCTTTTATGCCGGGCAGAGCACCCTTTTCGACAAGCTGCGCGTTCTGACCGGGAAGCCTCCTGTTCCCGTCAGCCGAGCCATTTCAGCCCTTGGAGCGACACGCGGATGA